Proteins encoded within one genomic window of Micromonospora halotolerans:
- a CDS encoding phasin family protein, which translates to MQDAWRAYLELAMGLTEAPRKKAQDAVKRVVGQGGATAAQLQSLAEELVSTGAANREALTKLVRFEVDRALGAVGLATADEVAELTRRVHDLERQLREAKTTGAPETGARSAGAAETRARRAPAGPGPAAETAGAGEVTPSGDLAAEEPAPAAEAPVSAPPVPARTKAVAKKAVAKKAIVKKPSATVAKTPAEESPAAPVRPAKKAAGRRPTGGAES; encoded by the coding sequence GGGCCTGACGGAGGCGCCCCGGAAGAAGGCTCAGGACGCGGTGAAGCGCGTGGTCGGCCAGGGCGGCGCGACCGCCGCCCAGCTCCAGTCGCTCGCCGAGGAGCTCGTCTCCACCGGAGCGGCGAACCGGGAGGCGCTGACCAAGCTGGTCCGCTTCGAGGTGGACCGCGCGCTGGGCGCGGTCGGCCTCGCCACCGCCGACGAGGTCGCCGAGCTGACCCGCCGGGTGCACGACCTGGAGCGGCAGTTGCGGGAGGCGAAGACCACCGGAGCGCCGGAGACCGGGGCGCGGAGCGCCGGCGCTGCGGAGACCCGCGCGCGGCGCGCGCCGGCCGGTCCCGGCCCGGCCGCCGAGACGGCGGGCGCCGGTGAGGTGACGCCCTCCGGGGACCTGGCCGCCGAGGAGCCCGCCCCGGCCGCCGAGGCGCCCGTCTCGGCCCCCCCTGTGCCGGCGCGGACCAAGGCGGTCGCGAAGAAGGCCGTGGCCAAGAAGGCCATCGTCAAGAAGCCCTCGGCCACCGTCGCGAAGACCCCGGCCGAGGAGTCGCCGGCCGCCCCGGTGCGCCCGGCGAAGAAGGCCGCCGGCCGCAGGCCGACCGGCGGTGCCGAGTCGTGA